The sequence agaattttttattaactgATGAATGATGATGCCACTTACTTTACCATAactgtttttgttatttttatactaGATATGGAGAGCTTCTCCAGCTGCATCATTCTTCTCTCCTGTCTTCGCGTACGCTTATGTGAGTGCAAAGGTATCCATGGGGACGTCGTATATATTCCGCTTCCATCACCTTCAGAAGTCACCACTTCTGCTAATCATTCATTTGGCCATCAAGTCAAGGTAAAACTGTACCTTTATAGTCTTTAGCCTTTTTTCGTAGTTTAAATCTATTTTGGATTTGGGCTGTTGGTCGTTAGTCTCTTGACTCTTGGATAGTTATGCTGAGAATCCAGTTTTTGGCGGTTTTTGGTACTCATTTCTCTTTTGCCCGGTGGGGTTTTCGTTGTTTGGTGCCGGCATTGGCTTCGACCCAGGGCTCTGAGTTCACATTTTTAGGTCCCTGCTTTTGACGTTCTATCAAGTAAATATCGCCATTGGTCTGCAGAAGCAATGTCATTTTTGTATTACTGCCTATGTGTGGTTCCACTGGTTTTAGCCACTGAGTGACCGTTCCGTGTattccttttaaaattttgtaaacGCTTGAATTTGAATGTAATCTCGCATTCAGCCAAGGAACAGTTGAATTGCGGGAAGGCAAACAAGTTGAAACTTCTTTTGCCAATGTAATAATTCGTTTAGTAGTAACAACCAGTTAACAAATTGAAAGTGAGGATCGTGGATTCACTGAAgcctgggatttttttttcttttaagggtGGGATGTGAGCTGTGGTCGTTCGGCTCTTTGTTAGTTCCACCTTTTtagcgtgaacttgcgtgaaCAAGCGGCCTGGGAAAAGATTTTGAACCACTCCCGTAAGTATTTGAAGATATTGTGCAATCAGCTCTTGACCAAAGAAGGTAATTCGACATTATCGATAATCAGATTAAATTATGTAGCAGTTCTAACTTGAGTTGTACTATCTATGTTACCTGTAATATATTGCaatagtatttttattttgtatcaatGAGTAATGAAATACACAAACTAAAATTGATACTAAAATTGTGTATATTGTCTACTTTTTACAATCATACATTACACACAACATAATATACAAACAATTACACATACACTTAAATTAACCCGTTGACTGCCACGCTATACAACTCTTAGGTTAttttctactactctacgcgccacgtccgaaggatccatgaccaaggtgggacttgccattgctgacaagtccgggctgacaagggggaagtccctatggtgcgtTTCCCAACAGAGCCTTTCGGCGTGGCCAATGcactaaggagctaggggagaacaaaagcctggcagacaacgggttaactaacataAACGCAATAATACAAACAATACGATGATCAACGCTGACATTTTAGGGCTGCCGTCAATCTTTTAGTGTTCATCTAGGCAACATCTCTGCATTACCTAAACATaaatagaaaacaattcttattaagcGACATGACAATTGAACTTACAAATAGGTAACAATGATCAGGTTTTTGGCTCAAAACTCATCATTAAAGGCTTAAACATAGCtggcaatattgagaactataaacagaacaaagctcacttgctagtcttaagaaaattttccggaagtaaaccggaagtaaccacagcgcctcaaccattgagctgacGTCGAAttgaaccacatattcgtgatctccatgaaaattAGGGTCGATTAGGAgtgttttaaacaaaatccaaaatttggccaaaatcgagaattttcctgaactatagggcaggaaaatttttgaaaccggaagtacgaatacgtaaaaaacagaacatgaactttaccacaaatttgacgaggatcacgaatatgtggttctttttctcctcgaatgaatatttactaaactactgacagaaatgagaaaaccggaagtagaaaaaaaaacacattttaaaaaatctaacaagtgagctttgttgggggaatagttatcgtttgATATCACTACAAAATTACCACGAAAAACGGTCGATAAACGTTTAAAGAGATGTGTAAAGTTAcggaaactgactgttttgacagctgaaaatgttcgaaagccatctagcgttagaaaaaagaaacgtccaagtaaaacttcgtttacgcgtaagaagggcctgattttggaaactattacacagacagagtttaacgcaactagactattAGTAGATAACctatgaaaataagaaaattgtcGGATACCtaggcataatcccgtggcgagtgactgcaggtgtgtaatAGCGGCACGGAAGCGATCACTGAAGTGGTCCAGAAACTCGCCAAGTCACCagtgaagtaaaacaaattgtgtttggaagaagtgaagctagatgagcgtgcgtagcgaagataaggatggaaaAAGAACGTTGGCGGAAGTCCCTCTTCCATCATGGACAAGGGTCAGGATTGGTACAAGAATCtccgtgccaggaccacacgattccataaagaaactgcgtgctctgtaaaaaaaaacaatgatttatattaatgaaaatataaaaatgaataaagcatatcaatctttaccttttctaagaagcacactgaaatgctcatgatgaaaaaaccgtaaaaatgaaattcacagcaaccaacagcattactccacatgttgagataaatttcctaTGCTAAAGAAagaagtgtcatgaagtattgtaGTAGCGTGGTGATAGGTAGGATTGATGCTGGGTGGCACAAATGCATCCACAAGACAAAATGTTGACCGGATGAGCTGGTTGTCGGTCAGCAACACTTTCAGGATTCCCATCTATCCATCAagcgttaaaaataaaacatggaAAGAAGAACGTTTAAAACTAATGTGAAGATGTCTGCGGTCTAGCTCGTTGACACTCGATTGATTGACGCATCATCTACTCACCAAATCATGATCATTCCTTCGTCACCAAGAACCCACCAACTCACTACAAACAGCCTAAGCTCAAAACTCCAAACCTGGAGGTGATAACCGGCGTCAGTCCTTTGCTTGattctggaaaacaaaaaacaaacaacaataatTAACAATCAATTGTATGATCTAGAAATCTTACCTTAACCAGGCTAGGGTAACTTCTGGGAAGTGTGATTTCGAGAGGTGCTCCTGCTCTCATATCTCATTAAGGCTGCTTaatgattaagaagaatatgtggaAGTTAACGGTATGGCCATCAACATACTTCTGAAATActcattgaaataattttgttgtaaTTAATGTTTCTGGGAGAAAACCGTGGCAAACCTCTTTTAATGCAATATTGCTTTCAAGTGATCATGGAAAACAGCAGTGTAAATACAATTTCACTGTTTGTCACACTGCTGAAGGCGTCATTCAGAGTCCTACATGGTTCAAGggaaaatttttaatcaatcaCAATCTATTATTGTATCATTTAACTTAGTTGTAGTACTTAATAGACTTATAGCACAGGTTGTAGTACTACTAATGTTTGGTTTTCGAACTTGGTTGTGATCACTTTGGCTGTGGGCGACACAACACAGAAAAGGCTATTTGTTAACCTGTATCATTTTCTAATGTCTCATTAAAAAGTGATTTTCATAGTGGAAGATCAGACAGATGGTAAACATTTCAGTCAATCAGTTGTTGGTGATGAAAACACGACGTTGTTGAAAGCTGTCAGGTGGTGCAGTACATTTGCATCACAATCTAGAATTCAAGTAGAAGCACGATATGggtataaaaataaactatGATGGAACTAGAATCCTTGAAAATAACCTAAATTTGATTTAGCGTTGAATTTATTCCAAAAACACAAGTAAAACTCGAACAAAGCAGCAAGAACTTTCGACATGCTTTCGACATGAGAAGACGAAAACAATGGGATTTTAGCGACATCTATCTTCCATCAAACGAACCTTTTTACCCTGCATTAGTTTTTATGGGGAAGAGAAAAATTGATTGCTTTATCTTTATCACGCGTAACTTGAAAATTACTGCTAAGTGCACAAAGCCAGGCAACCTACATACTACAATTGTTTTCCGACAGTCACAAATCAAAATTGCTAACGCagaaattatcaaattatAAGgtatgttttcatttgttcgctcgcaacaatttatttatttggttaattaataaatttacttTGGTTTTCGACACTGTCACATTACTAACTCCCGGTCTTTAAAACTGCTACTGTATGTTTGATTGTTTGGCACTAGCTGGTCGAGTTTGCTATTAAGTCCAACTAAGTGAAGTAACTACTTGACTAGCTACCTCGTAGGTTTTCATCATCACTTCATTATCACAAACAAGGAAGAATGTTGAGAAATGAGAAGTGAATCTTGGACTAGTATTAAACTGGTTTTCCAGTGGGAGACTTGAAATCGTTAGAAgactttattaaataataatctcaGAATTAAGATAAAGCAATTGATGGGAACTAATATTTTGGGTATGGAGCAGTAGCTTTAGTGGTGTAGGCTGGAGTTTCGTACTCCGGCTCCTTGTAGGCTGGGGTAGTGTAGGATGGCGCGGTGTAAGCGGGGGCGACGTAGGCCGGTTTTTGGTATTCGGAAGCCTTGTAGGATGGAGCGGAGTAGGAAGCATCAGCTTTGGATTGGGGCTCAGTGTACTCGGGGTACTTGGCTTCCCCTTCGTATTTCACATCAGCGGTGTATCCGTTGGCGTCAGCCTTGTAGGTGACGATCTGGATGCGGCTGTCGGGGAGAACAACGCGGTAAGATCCGGTGACAACGTTGTAGTCAGATTTCTCGTTGTGCTCGAAGTCGTTGTAAGATTCTTTATCCTGGACATCGTATCCGAAGCTGTAGGGTTGAGGGGCCTGAAAATGTAATTCAATGGTTGCAAATTAATTTTGGTCATTTGTGtcatttaattattaattgaattaaaacttaCGTATGTCACTTCTTCGTATTTAGGGGTCTCGTACTTAGGAGCCTCGTATTTAGGGGTCTCGTACTTAGGAgcctcgtatttaggagcctcgtaTTTAGGGGTCTCGTACTTAGGAGCCTCGTATTTAGGGGTCTCGTACTTAGGAGCCTCGTACTTCGGTGACTCGTACTTAGGAGCCTCGTATTTAGGGGCttcgtacttgggagcctcgtatTCAGCAGCTTTGTATGATTCGGCAGCAGCGAACGCAACAAAGGCAACGAGGATAATAAAGAACTggaatataatttaaaaaatacataaaattaatttaagcaATAGAAATATTCAGCTTGTAAAATATGAAATTGTGGTTATTTTTACCTTCATGTCGGAGCAGTAGTTGACTTGTTTGAAACAGCTGGATAACTGATACTTTCCAACCGAATCATCCACGATTTTATACGAAATATGAGAGTTGACAACCAACGGCAATATGAGGGTGGGGCTGCAAGTATGAAGAAGGTGAAGGGAAAACCGAAATTTAGATAGGAACATGGGACAGTATTAGATCGTACGAAAAACGAAATATCAATGCATTGGAGACTATTAATCGTTTTCcgaatttggccgtcaatAACTTTCTCACGCAAAAATGTTACATAAATCTCTGTGGCAATTCACATATTTTAACGTAATCGGCTATGATGATGAgtctacaataaaataaactttaaaaaatgttttcccctaTTTAGTACTAATGTAAATTCACTAGTGTAATATTTTTGCGTACCCAACATTCAAGGTGTCTGAACAGGCGAAATAATTTATTGCACGGGTTTCATTGTCGCTAAGAGCAAATGCAAATCCGACATGTTCAAATGTCGGTCAGTGCTGTCGTAAGTCGTTCAACTGTTTTATATCGATGCCCATAGCAATATAGCAACACTATCTCACCATTCAAATGAATCGGTACCAATGCAGTAA is a genomic window of Daphnia pulicaria isolate SC F1-1A chromosome 2, SC_F0-13Bv2, whole genome shotgun sequence containing:
- the LOC124326423 gene encoding cuticle protein 21-like isoform X2 — translated: MFLSKFRFSLHLLHTCSPTLILPLVVNSHISYKIVDDSVGKYQLSSCFKQVNYCSDMKFFIILVAFVAFAAAESYKAAEYEAPKYEAPKYETPKYEEVTYAPQPYSFGYDVQDKESYNDFEHNEKSDYNVVTGSYRVVLPDSRIQIVTYKADANGYTADVKYEGEAKYPEYTEPQSKADASYSAPSYKASEYQKPAYVAPAYTAPSYTTPAYKEPEYETPAYTTKATAPYPKY
- the LOC124326423 gene encoding cuticle protein 21-like isoform X1 — its product is MFLSKFRFSLHLLHTCSPTLILPLVVNSHISYKIVDDSVGKYQLSSCFKQVNYCSDMKFFIILVAFVAFAAAESYKAAEYEAPKYEAPKYEAPKYESPKYEAPKYETPKYEAPKYETPKYEAPKYEAPKYETPKYEAPKYETPKYEEVTYAPQPYSFGYDVQDKESYNDFEHNEKSDYNVVTGSYRVVLPDSRIQIVTYKADANGYTADVKYEGEAKYPEYTEPQSKADASYSAPSYKASEYQKPAYVAPAYTAPSYTTPAYKEPEYETPAYTTKATAPYPKY